A single genomic interval of Metamycoplasma salivarium harbors:
- a CDS encoding MMB_0454 family protein, with protein sequence MLENNTNFIKVNTKQNLYYIVEQDVLETEIKNTLSKIKFLVLLKPIQIKINEAKSNLSIFINCKFSRESDWHFTHDTKMLIFEIEQKVFSLINTKPTNINLVFGE encoded by the coding sequence ATGTTAGAAAATAATACTAATTTTATTAAAGTAAATACTAAACAAAATTTATATTATATTGTTGAACAAGATGTTTTGGAAACCGAAATTAAAAACACATTATCTAAAATTAAATTTTTGGTTTTACTTAAACCTATCCAAATTAAGATCAATGAAGCAAAAAGTAATTTAAGCATTTTTATTAATTGCAAATTTAGTCGGGAATCAGATTGACATTTTACTCACGATACAAAAATGTTGATTTTTGAAATTGAACAAAAGGTTTTCTCATTAATTAATACTAAACCCACAAACATTAATTTAGTTTTTGGAGAATAA
- the dnaG gene encoding DNA primase: MEKQNVWEEVLAKTDIVNVISEYVPLTKQGKNFRACCPFHGEKTPSFIVSLNKQIFRCFGCGKSGNAIKFLEYYKNISPLEALKILAKKNNIDISTYLLAHEKNNAKNYEQIKILDVLKEANNYFKYQLIVNDKNEKLNDFFKQRLLDKKLINYFEIGYAPQDNSIYVFLKNKNFDDFAINNSSLVTSNVENKNFFNNRITFPIKDEQGNVVAFSARDITNLASPKYLNSAETIVFKKSKVLFNFYNAKQYIKDTNEVYLVEGQFDVVALYRIDVKNAIALMGTNLTKSHLELLKGNTINLFFDNDNAGINATYKNMKIILYYANELNLKINFINNTLQKDPDEVYKIDNGKTLTKILNNKIDLSQFLLNNYLNQTFFNLNNEQKNLRLKQVFEIAYYMQPSIYTLFKNEIIAKKILTNDEYIVFENQYLKPNFPSDKTFKVDDYKNNVETQPKKQFNKSPYDFDIDNANFLVNENDYYSKTLNQDNTLKKKTPLLGRGLDMALIFKAILAQPSYLEKWSDVDILSFNQNGGDPEILRELIIYTATHLKKIQTNNVKSLFSLILNDNNLNIEDKKRYINIIEKINYSTSEMQILDESKFNKLFAELVNEVKTSPKTLLINTSISKQKGDKH, encoded by the coding sequence ATGGAGAAACAAAATGTTTGAGAAGAAGTTTTAGCCAAAACAGACATTGTTAATGTTATTTCTGAATATGTTCCATTAACCAAACAAGGGAAAAACTTTCGTGCTTGTTGTCCATTTCATGGAGAAAAAACTCCTTCTTTTATAGTTAGTTTGAATAAACAAATATTTAGATGCTTTGGCTGTGGAAAAAGTGGAAATGCTATTAAATTTTTAGAATATTATAAAAACATTAGTCCATTAGAAGCATTAAAAATTTTAGCTAAGAAAAATAATATTGATATTAGTACATATTTGTTAGCTCATGAGAAAAACAATGCTAAAAATTATGAGCAAATTAAGATTCTTGATGTCTTAAAAGAGGCAAATAATTACTTTAAATATCAACTAATTGTTAATGATAAAAATGAGAAACTAAATGATTTTTTTAAGCAAAGATTGCTTGATAAAAAATTAATTAATTACTTCGAAATTGGATATGCACCACAAGATAATAGCATCTATGTTTTTTTAAAAAACAAGAATTTTGATGATTTTGCAATAAATAATTCATCTCTTGTAACATCAAATGTTGAAAATAAAAACTTCTTTAATAATAGAATTACATTTCCTATAAAAGATGAGCAAGGAAATGTGGTTGCATTTTCTGCAAGAGATATTACAAATTTAGCATCACCTAAATATTTAAATAGTGCCGAGACAATTGTTTTCAAAAAAAGTAAGGTTTTATTTAATTTTTATAATGCTAAACAGTATATTAAAGATACAAATGAAGTATATCTAGTTGAAGGACAATTTGATGTTGTTGCATTGTATCGTATTGATGTTAAAAATGCAATTGCATTAATGGGAACTAATTTAACAAAATCTCATTTAGAACTTTTAAAAGGAAACACAATAAATTTGTTTTTCGACAATGACAATGCTGGTATTAATGCAACATATAAAAATATGAAAATCATTTTGTATTATGCAAATGAATTAAATCTTAAAATAAACTTTATAAACAATACATTGCAAAAAGATCCTGATGAAGTTTATAAAATTGACAATGGAAAAACATTAACTAAAATTTTGAATAACAAAATTGATTTATCTCAGTTTTTGCTAAATAATTATTTAAATCAAACATTTTTTAACTTAAATAATGAACAAAAAAATCTTAGATTAAAACAAGTTTTTGAAATTGCATATTATATGCAGCCTAGTATATATACATTATTCAAAAATGAAATTATTGCTAAAAAAATTTTAACTAATGATGAATATATTGTTTTTGAAAATCAATATTTGAAGCCAAATTTCCCATCAGATAAGACTTTTAAAGTTGATGATTATAAAAATAATGTTGAAACTCAACCTAAAAAACAATTTAACAAATCACCATATGATTTTGATATAGATAATGCTAATTTCTTAGTAAATGAGAATGATTATTACTCAAAGACTTTAAATCAAGATAATACATTAAAGAAAAAAACTCCATTATTAGGTAGAGGGTTGGACATGGCACTTATTTTTAAAGCAATATTAGCTCAACCTTCATATTTAGAAAAATGAAGTGATGTTGATATCTTGTCTTTTAATCAAAATGGTGGCGATCCTGAAATTTTAAGAGAATTAATTATATATACTGCGACACATTTAAAGAAAATTCAAACAAATAATGTAAAATCTTTATTTAGTTTAATTCTTAATGATAATAACTTAAACATTGAAGACAAAAAAAGATATATAAATATCATAGAAAAAATTAATTATTCTACAAGCGAAATGCAAATCCTAGATGAATCTAAATTTAATAAATTATTTGCAGAACTAGTAAATGAAGTAAAAACATCACCAAAAACATTATTAATAAATACTTCAATCTCAAAACAAAAAGGGGACAAACACTAA
- the nadE gene encoding NAD(+) synthase — MNYINYENYKKTNILTNKEQKIYNILIKKITTWLIQKVSSAHANGISLGISGGIDSATLAIISSNIFRDNAFFYYFKIDENKKVESYVKKLEKRLYSKIKIVDLSDTYLRLKSTLKIKNKMVLANLKSRLFMSSLYALSQKNNTLVLGTDNYAEYYLGYFTKYGDGGCDLLPFANIDKSDVYILANILNVPKEIIKRKPSADLYKNQSDEKDLGFSYDEFEKWKYDAHLVDEKISERIQTLHKITEHKRELIPKGPKLK, encoded by the coding sequence ATGAATTACATTAATTATGAAAATTACAAAAAAACTAATATTTTGACTAATAAAGAACAAAAAATTTATAACATTTTAATTAAGAAAATTACTACTTGATTAATTCAAAAAGTATCCTCAGCACATGCAAATGGAATTTCCTTAGGCATTTCTGGTGGTATTGATTCAGCAACATTAGCTATTATTAGTTCAAATATTTTTAGAGATAATGCATTTTTCTATTATTTTAAAATTGATGAAAATAAAAAAGTTGAATCATATGTTAAAAAACTCGAAAAAAGACTTTATTCAAAAATAAAAATTGTTGATTTATCAGATACTTATTTAAGATTAAAATCAACATTAAAAATTAAAAATAAAATGGTTTTAGCAAATCTAAAATCGAGACTATTTATGTCTTCGCTTTATGCTTTGAGTCAAAAAAATAATACTTTAGTATTAGGAACTGACAATTATGCTGAATATTACTTAGGTTATTTTACAAAATACGGAGATGGAGGTTGTGATTTATTGCCATTTGCTAACATTGATAAATCCGATGTTTATATTCTTGCAAATATTTTAAATGTTCCAAAAGAAATTATTAAAAGAAAACCATCCGCTGATTTGTATAAAAATCAATCTGATGAAAAAGATTTAGGTTTTAGTTATGATGAGTTCGAAAAATGAAAATATGATGCTCATTTAGTTGATGAAAAAATTTCTGAACGTATTCAAACATTGCATAAAATCACTGAACATAAAAGAGAATTAATCCCAAAAGGTCCAAAATTAAAATAA
- the ffh gene encoding signal recognition particle protein, with protein sequence MLDFIQKRMQRSMDKINKKVSITEEDIIEILREVKLSLLEADVNLEVVKSFTKQVKEKALESRIIGKLNQQQTFLKIFKDELVAILGKNSCEVKMKKVPTSIMLIGLQGSGKTTTAAKLSTFLKKKKICQNPLLVADDIYRPAAREQLAQLAKQIQTDYFTLQENDAVKIAKQAFEHAEQNHNDFIIIDTAGRLSIDENLMTELKNIKKYVHPDYIFLVIDAMSGQDVINVAKTFNENLELDGTIITKLDSDARGGAALSISYLLNVPIVFIGVGEKLSGLELFHSDRMADRILGMGDVMSLIEKASEEVDEKMMKKIGYKMLTGKFDLMDLMNSLDQIKRLGKMKTILKMIPGLAGKIDEQKIEEAEQKFKIYTILINSMTEQEKKMPKLLKNVSRKERILRGSGRTAHEYNMLLADFERMAKQMKEMAAGKLQLKPGMI encoded by the coding sequence ATGTTAGATTTTATACAAAAAAGAATGCAACGTTCAATGGACAAAATTAACAAAAAAGTGTCCATTACCGAAGAAGATATTATTGAAATTTTAAGAGAAGTAAAATTGTCGCTTTTAGAAGCTGACGTTAACCTAGAAGTTGTTAAATCATTTACTAAGCAAGTTAAAGAGAAAGCTTTAGAAAGTAGAATTATTGGTAAACTTAACCAACAACAAACGTTTTTAAAAATTTTTAAGGATGAACTTGTTGCTATTTTAGGTAAGAATAGTTGTGAAGTTAAAATGAAAAAAGTTCCGACTTCAATTATGCTAATAGGACTTCAAGGTTCTGGTAAGACTACAACTGCTGCTAAATTAAGCACTTTTTTAAAAAAGAAAAAAATTTGTCAAAATCCTTTACTTGTTGCAGATGATATTTATAGGCCTGCTGCTAGAGAACAACTAGCTCAACTTGCAAAACAAATTCAAACAGATTATTTTACTTTGCAAGAAAATGATGCAGTTAAGATTGCAAAGCAAGCTTTTGAACATGCAGAACAAAATCACAATGATTTTATAATTATAGATACTGCTGGTCGTTTGTCAATTGACGAAAATTTAATGACTGAACTTAAAAATATAAAAAAATATGTTCATCCTGATTATATTTTCTTAGTTATCGACGCAATGAGCGGTCAAGATGTAATTAATGTTGCAAAAACTTTCAATGAAAATCTAGAACTAGATGGAACTATTATTACAAAATTGGATTCTGATGCTAGAGGTGGGGCCGCATTATCAATTTCTTATTTGTTAAATGTCCCAATTGTTTTCATTGGTGTTGGTGAAAAACTTTCAGGCTTAGAATTATTCCATTCAGATCGGATGGCAGATAGAATTTTAGGAATGGGAGATGTCATGTCTCTTATTGAAAAAGCATCTGAAGAAGTCGATGAAAAAATGATGAAAAAAATTGGCTATAAGATGCTTACTGGAAAATTTGATTTAATGGACTTAATGAATAGTTTAGACCAAATTAAAAGACTTGGCAAAATGAAAACAATTTTAAAAATGATTCCAGGACTTGCTGGGAAAATTGATGAACAAAAAATTGAAGAAGCTGAACAAAAATTTAAAATCTATACAATCCTAATTAATTCAATGACTGAACAAGAAAAGAAAATGCCTAAATTATTAAAAAATGTTAGTCGTAAAGAAAGAATCTTAAGAGGCAGTGGTCGTACTGCACATGAATATAATATGTTGCTTGCTGATTTTGAAAGAATGGCAAAGCAAATGAAAGAAATGGCTGCTGGAAAATTACAATTAAAACCCGGTATGATTTAA
- a CDS encoding glycine--tRNA ligase encodes MKTKNIQEIINHLKTSGFVYQNSEIYGGVVNTWDYGPYAVAMLNAIKSFWIREFVSREKNYLLDSKIIMSPLVWKASGHLGNFSDYLIENKINNKRYRADHILKDVMPNINVEELKINELERLVKENVKEYDGSKCDWGEIKPFNLMFKTWMGAIESDNAKTYLRPETAQGIFINFKNVLRTTRAKLPFGIGQIGKSFRNEITPRDFIFRTREFEQMELEFFCEEKDADKFYKYWINKCKNFVSMLGLNEKNIRIRPHSKEELSHYSKGTSDIEYLFPFGWGELLGIANRGNYDLTQHMKFSNNSLEYLTDEGKKIIPFVIEPSIGVDRLLLALLIDSYDVEKLENDERIVLRLDYNIAPIQLAILPLMKKQAEKAKEIFDILSAKSNIRLTYDESGSIGKRYRRQDAIGTPFAITIDFDTLEKDTITIRNRDTMEQDVIKISEIENYLNKYKK; translated from the coding sequence TTGAAAACTAAAAATATTCAAGAAATAATTAATCATTTAAAAACATCAGGGTTTGTGTATCAAAACTCTGAAATTTATGGTGGGGTTGTAAACACTTGAGACTATGGCCCTTATGCAGTTGCAATGTTAAATGCAATTAAAAGTTTTTGAATTAGAGAATTTGTTAGTCGTGAAAAGAATTACTTACTTGATTCAAAAATTATTATGAGCCCATTAGTTTGAAAAGCAAGTGGTCATTTAGGTAATTTTTCGGATTATTTAATTGAAAATAAAATTAATAATAAACGCTACCGTGCTGATCATATCTTAAAAGATGTGATGCCAAATATTAATGTTGAAGAATTAAAAATTAATGAGTTGGAAAGACTTGTTAAAGAAAATGTTAAAGAATATGATGGTTCTAAATGTGATTGAGGAGAAATTAAACCATTTAATTTGATGTTTAAAACTTGAATGGGTGCAATTGAAAGTGACAATGCAAAAACATATTTAAGGCCTGAAACTGCACAAGGAATTTTTATTAACTTTAAAAATGTTTTAAGAACTACAAGAGCTAAATTGCCTTTTGGAATTGGTCAAATCGGAAAGAGTTTCCGAAACGAAATTACACCTCGTGATTTTATTTTTAGAACAAGAGAATTTGAACAAATGGAACTTGAATTCTTTTGTGAAGAAAAAGATGCTGATAAATTTTATAAATATTGAATTAACAAATGTAAAAATTTTGTTTCAATGTTAGGCTTAAATGAAAAAAATATTCGGATTAGACCACATAGTAAAGAAGAATTAAGCCATTATTCAAAAGGAACTAGTGATATTGAATATTTATTTCCATTTGGTTGGGGCGAACTTTTAGGAATTGCTAATCGTGGCAATTATGATTTAACTCAACATATGAAATTCTCAAATAATTCACTTGAGTATTTAACTGATGAAGGCAAAAAAATTATTCCTTTTGTTATTGAACCTTCAATTGGTGTTGATAGATTATTATTGGCATTATTAATTGATAGTTATGATGTTGAAAAGCTTGAAAATGATGAAAGAATTGTTTTGCGTTTAGATTACAACATTGCTCCAATCCAACTAGCAATTTTGCCTTTGATGAAAAAACAAGCTGAAAAAGCAAAAGAAATATTTGATATTTTAAGTGCAAAGTCAAACATTCGACTAACCTATGATGAAAGTGGTTCAATTGGTAAAAGATATCGTCGTCAAGATGCAATAGGAACGCCTTTTGCTATTACAATTGATTTTGACACGCTTGAAAAAGACACAATTACAATTAGAAATCGTGACACTATGGAACAAGATGTAATCAAAATCTCAGAAATTGAAAATTATTTGAATAAATATAAAAAATAA
- a CDS encoding pseudouridine synthase, translating into MEKIRIQKLLSALGIDSRRHVEEAIKNNEVYVDDKLAILGQLVDENSKIIYKNKLINQKNITTKKYILFNKPKNLICTNNDPQKRKTIFDYLGLKEYTYSIGRLDFNTTGIIIVTNDGEFANLMAHPSSNILREYIVKLEKPLSDEDIKFLNSDNAILEGKKSKQKVTKLNNLIYSVILYEGRNHHVKNLFALVNNYVINLHRKRYGEFSDENLPIGKWKEININKINAIKDKLKGE; encoded by the coding sequence ATGGAAAAAATTCGTATACAAAAACTGCTAAGTGCATTAGGAATAGATTCAAGAAGGCATGTTGAAGAAGCTATTAAAAATAATGAAGTTTATGTTGATGATAAACTTGCAATTTTAGGTCAACTTGTTGATGAAAATAGCAAAATTATTTATAAGAATAAGTTAATAAATCAAAAAAACATTACAACTAAAAAATATATTTTGTTTAATAAACCTAAAAATTTAATTTGTACAAATAATGATCCTCAAAAACGTAAAACTATTTTTGATTATTTAGGTTTAAAAGAATATACATACTCAATTGGTCGATTAGATTTTAATACAACTGGAATCATCATAGTAACAAACGATGGCGAGTTCGCCAATTTAATGGCACACCCTTCTTCAAATATTTTAAGAGAATATATAGTTAAATTAGAAAAGCCATTGTCAGATGAAGATATCAAATTTTTAAATAGTGATAATGCGATTTTAGAAGGCAAAAAAAGTAAACAAAAAGTTACAAAACTTAATAATTTAATATATTCAGTAATTTTATATGAAGGTCGAAATCACCACGTTAAAAATTTGTTTGCTTTAGTCAATAATTATGTTATTAATTTACATCGTAAAAGATATGGCGAATTTAGCGATGAAAATTTGCCTATTGGTAAGTGGAAAGAAATCAACATAAACAAAATAAATGCTATAAAAGATAAATTGAAGGGGGAATAA
- the efp gene encoding elongation factor P: protein MISVNDLRPGTTFQFENNIYVVLEASHSKQGRGQANVKVKAKDLRTGAITVKSFTGGEKVEKAMIEKISMDYLYNSGEGIVLMDQETFEQIEIPNAKVEWERNFLKEGDKVLVRKFDQEILDIELAANVALKVVSAPEAVRGNTAQTAQKKVTLETGFEVETPLFIKEGEVVLVSTETGKYVGRA from the coding sequence ATGATAAGTGTTAATGATTTACGTCCCGGGACTACGTTCCAATTTGAAAATAATATATATGTTGTTTTAGAAGCCTCACATTCTAAACAAGGTAGAGGTCAAGCTAATGTTAAAGTTAAAGCAAAAGATCTAAGAACTGGTGCGATTACAGTTAAATCTTTCACTGGTGGTGAAAAAGTTGAAAAAGCTATGATTGAAAAAATTTCGATGGATTATTTATACAATTCTGGTGAAGGAATTGTACTAATGGATCAAGAAACTTTTGAACAAATTGAAATTCCTAATGCTAAAGTTGAATGAGAAAGAAACTTTCTAAAAGAAGGAGATAAAGTTTTAGTTAGAAAATTTGACCAAGAAATTTTAGACATTGAGCTTGCAGCAAATGTTGCATTAAAAGTTGTATCTGCTCCTGAAGCAGTTAGAGGAAATACTGCTCAAACTGCACAAAAGAAAGTTACATTAGAAACTGGTTTTGAAGTTGAAACTCCTTTATTTATTAAGGAAGGTGAAGTTGTTTTAGTTTCGACTGAAACTGGCAAATATGTAGGAAGAGCATAA
- a CDS encoding bifunctional 5,10-methylenetetrahydrofolate dehydrogenase/5,10-methenyltetrahydrofolate cyclohydrolase, whose amino-acid sequence MYKLLDGKSYSLVLKEKLNLVFKNIANENIPTLGILQVGNLEESNIYIKHKITMANSLGIKAEFIKLHENANYDEIANGIKRLSNTTNGLIIQLPMQTTNLTSDEKNKLLNLIPNEKDIDGLNDFNLNSKYTNNNFLPATAKGIILLLKKYDIAIDNQNIAIVGFSNIVGRPLYNFFLNQRNNIVTKYLKNTSRKPLKDAHIIIVATGQKNPIFANEVANNTVIVDVGIHRDENKKISGDLDFDAFSKKASYITPVPGGVGPMTVISLVLNLIKAYLLQFPEKTLFYNDILNLL is encoded by the coding sequence ATGTATAAACTTTTGGATGGAAAATCATATTCTTTAGTTTTGAAAGAAAAATTAAATTTAGTTTTTAAAAATATTGCAAACGAAAATATTCCAACTTTGGGCATTTTACAAGTTGGTAATTTAGAAGAATCTAATATTTATATTAAACATAAAATTACAATGGCTAATAGTTTGGGTATTAAGGCAGAATTTATAAAATTGCATGAAAATGCAAATTATGATGAAATTGCAAATGGAATTAAAAGACTTTCAAACACAACAAATGGTTTAATAATACAATTACCAATGCAAACTACTAATTTAACAAGTGATGAAAAAAACAAGTTACTAAATTTAATCCCTAATGAAAAAGATATTGATGGATTGAATGATTTTAATTTAAATTCAAAATATACTAATAATAATTTTTTGCCAGCAACAGCTAAAGGTATTATTTTATTATTAAAAAAATATGACATTGCAATTGATAATCAAAATATTGCAATTGTTGGATTTTCAAATATTGTTGGTCGCCCACTTTATAATTTTTTTCTTAATCAAAGAAACAATATAGTTACAAAGTATTTAAAAAATACTTCTAGAAAACCATTGAAAGATGCACATATTATTATTGTTGCAACTGGCCAAAAAAATCCAATTTTTGCAAATGAAGTTGCTAATAATACTGTAATTGTTGATGTTGGAATTCATCGTGATGAGAACAAAAAAATATCTGGTGATTTAGATTTTGATGCTTTTTCTAAAAAAGCTAGCTATATTACTCCTGTTCCTGGCGGGGTTGGACCTATGACAGTTATTTCTTTAGTTTTAAATCTGATTAAAGCATATCTATTACAATTTCCTGAAAAAACTCTATTTTACAATGATATTTTAAATTTATTATAA
- a CDS encoding RNA polymerase sigma factor — protein sequence MPTKLNDAKKTKKNSTSKALETLKVSKEDANMSIDGIVQLIKNEKKLQKKSSFTQSEIFDILNKKNLVLDEQSADQVFDKLIDANLLNMEVDFGDDEDVSETDFFDTIQTKDSKKNIDSDEDDLDVDDFDEDEDFDEHKLQEIEDEEEKENDKELDVDEEFDDSSVRKHDDIDELDDEESENAEDDEYIEKIARPSNEEEDEFDADSLLKDYDTYEIKIDESQYTLKNDELNNKLTETNDIVKWYMRWIGKYGKLLTPKEERDLAIKMEEAKKAGNYYRFKRARDMLVKRNLRLVINNAKRYKNRGLTFIDLISEGNSGIMKAVSKYDYKKGFKFSTYATWWIRQAITRAVADQARTVRVPVHMVETINKILKIERELQQELGYPPTDEQIAQKYGNDYTAEKVRYIRKINIDPISLDKNIGKEENSSFSDFVKDESVVSPTDYASHQELSTILNEMIEDTLDHDDKILIRKRYGIGNDENGNPYRPHTLDELAEEMGKSKEKIRQMETKILRKLKHPQKRKKLKEYYMNESYDLD from the coding sequence ATGCCTACAAAATTAAATGACGCTAAAAAAACTAAAAAAAATAGTACTAGCAAAGCACTTGAAACGTTAAAAGTTTCAAAAGAAGATGCTAATATGTCAATTGATGGAATTGTTCAATTAATTAAAAATGAAAAGAAATTGCAAAAGAAATCAAGCTTTACACAAAGTGAAATTTTTGATATCTTAAATAAGAAAAATTTAGTTTTAGACGAACAAAGTGCTGATCAAGTGTTCGATAAATTAATAGATGCCAATTTATTAAATATGGAAGTTGACTTTGGTGACGATGAAGATGTTAGTGAAACCGATTTTTTTGACACTATTCAAACTAAAGATAGTAAGAAAAATATAGATAGCGATGAAGATGATTTAGATGTCGATGACTTTGACGAAGATGAAGATTTCGATGAACATAAGTTACAAGAAATTGAAGATGAAGAAGAAAAAGAGAATGATAAAGAATTGGATGTTGATGAAGAATTTGATGATAGTTCTGTTCGTAAGCATGATGATATTGATGAGTTAGATGATGAAGAATCTGAAAATGCTGAAGATGATGAATATATTGAAAAAATCGCAAGACCTAGCAATGAAGAAGAAGATGAGTTTGATGCTGATTCGCTTTTAAAAGACTATGATACTTATGAAATTAAAATTGATGAATCTCAATATACTTTAAAAAATGATGAACTTAATAACAAATTAACTGAAACCAACGACATTGTAAAATGATATATGCGTTGAATTGGCAAATATGGAAAGCTTTTAACGCCTAAAGAAGAACGCGACTTAGCAATTAAAATGGAAGAAGCTAAAAAAGCTGGAAATTACTATCGCTTCAAGCGTGCAAGAGATATGCTTGTAAAACGTAATTTACGTTTAGTTATTAATAATGCAAAAAGATATAAAAATAGAGGACTTACTTTTATTGATTTAATTTCTGAAGGAAATTCAGGAATTATGAAAGCTGTTTCTAAATATGATTATAAAAAGGGATTTAAATTTTCAACTTATGCAACTTGATGAATAAGACAAGCAATTACAAGAGCAGTTGCTGACCAAGCAAGAACAGTTAGAGTACCAGTTCATATGGTTGAAACAATTAATAAAATCCTTAAAATAGAGCGTGAACTACAACAAGAATTAGGCTATCCTCCAACAGATGAACAAATTGCTCAAAAATATGGTAATGACTATACTGCAGAAAAGGTTAGATATATTAGAAAAATTAATATTGACCCAATTAGTTTAGATAAAAACATTGGAAAAGAAGAAAACTCAAGCTTTTCAGATTTTGTTAAAGATGAATCAGTTGTTAGTCCAACAGATTATGCTTCACATCAAGAATTAAGTACTATTTTGAACGAAATGATCGAAGATACTTTAGATCATGATGACAAAATCTTAATTAGAAAAAGATATGGAATTGGTAATGATGAAAATGGTAATCCATATCGTCCACACACATTAGATGAATTAGCTGAAGAAATGGGAAAATCTAAAGAAAAAATTCGTCAAATGGAAACAAAAATTTTAAGAAAGCTAAAACATCCTCAAAAACGTAAAAAATTAAAAGAATACTACATGAATGAAAGCTATGATTTAGATTAA
- a CDS encoding S66 family peptidase has translation MQKFEKGDEIAIVSLSSGILGEISKEQLNFGINAMKNLGFNPIFMPNSLKGIEFIKNNPEARANDLKESFYNPNIKGILCAIGGFDTYKILPYLFEDKKFLEFAKKNPKFFLGYSDTTINHMFFHKIGVDTYYGMNFIVDFCEQENQILPFTKQNIENLSNETNTLKIAHSNIWYEDRKDYSAKQNYVKRISHKDIKGFEFLRGKGIYKGKLLGGCLESLYSIICKEVQDEKQREIFEKYDIFPTELDWKNKILFIETAETKSNPNLYRKMIQSLKEKHVFNNIKAIIVGKPIDEIYYDEYKQILLDETKEFNLPIVYNLNFGHALPHIILPYNKELEINFDTKELVLTNGLFG, from the coding sequence ATGCAAAAATTTGAAAAAGGTGATGAAATTGCAATTGTTAGTTTATCTTCAGGAATTTTAGGAGAAATTTCTAAAGAGCAATTAAATTTTGGAATTAATGCAATGAAAAATTTAGGTTTTAACCCTATATTTATGCCTAATAGTTTGAAAGGCATTGAATTTATTAAAAATAATCCAGAAGCTAGGGCTAATGATTTAAAAGAATCGTTTTATAATCCAAATATTAAAGGCATATTATGTGCCATTGGTGGGTTTGATACTTACAAAATCTTGCCATACTTATTTGAAGATAAAAAATTTTTAGAATTTGCAAAGAAAAATCCAAAATTCTTTTTAGGCTATTCTGATACAACTATTAATCATATGTTTTTTCACAAAATTGGTGTAGATACTTATTATGGTATGAATTTTATTGTTGATTTTTGTGAACAAGAAAACCAAATTTTACCTTTCACAAAGCAAAATATTGAAAATTTGTCTAATGAAACTAACACTTTAAAAATTGCACATAGCAACATATGATATGAAGATCGTAAAGACTATTCCGCTAAACAAAATTATGTTAAAAGAATCTCTCATAAAGACATAAAAGGCTTTGAATTTTTAAGAGGGAAAGGAATTTATAAAGGTAAATTATTAGGCGGATGTTTAGAAAGTTTATATTCAATTATTTGCAAAGAAGTTCAAGATGAAAAGCAAAGAGAAATATTTGAAAAATATGACATTTTTCCAACAGAGTTAGATTGAAAAAACAAAATTCTATTTATAGAAACTGCTGAAACTAAATCGAATCCAAATTTGTATAGAAAAATGATTCAATCTTTAAAAGAAAAACATGTTTTCAACAATATTAAAGCTATTATTGTTGGAAAGCCTATTGATGAAATATATTATGATGAATATAAGCAAATTTTGCTAGATGAAACAAAAGAATTTAATTTACCAATAGTTTATAACTTAAACTTTGGGCACGCACTCCCTCATATAATTTTGCCATATAATAAAGAGTTAGAAATTAACTTTGATACTAAAGAGTTAGTTTTAACAAATGGTCTTTTTGGATAA